The genomic DNA CCGTCGCGTGCTGCTGCTCGAACGGGAGGGGGAGCAGGACCTCGGTGGCCAGGCCTGGTGGAGCTTCGGCGGGCTGTTCCTCGTCGACTCCCCCGAGCAGCGTCGGCTCGGCATCCGTGACAGCCTCGACCTCGCCCGCCAGGACTGGCTGGGCACAGCCGCGTTCGACCGCCCGGAGGACCACTGGCCGCGCCGCTGGGCGGAGGCGTACCTGCAGTTCGCCGCGGAGGAGAAGCGGGCTTGGCTGCACGAGAAGGGGATGCGGTTCTTCCCTGTGGTCGGCTGGGCCGAGCGCGGCGACGGCCGGGCCGAGGGGCACGGCAACTCGGTGCCCCGCTTCCACCTCACCTGGGGCACCGGCCCCGGCGTCGTGGAGCCCTTCGCCCGGGCCCTCGCCGCCCACCGCGAGAGCGGGATGATCACCGTGGCCACCCGCCACGCGGTCGAGGAGCTGCTGGTCGAGGGCGATCGCGTCGCCGGCGTGCGCGGTCATGTGCTTGCCGCGGACGACACCGAACGCGGCGCGGGTTCGACCCGCGAGGCGACCGGCGAGTTCGCCCACCGGGCGGGCGCGGTCGTGGTCGCCACCGGCGGCATCGGCGGGAACGAGGACCTGGTGCGGCAGCTGTGGCCCGCGGACCTGGGCACCATGCCCGAGGACTTCGTGCACGGGGTGCCCGCGAGCGTGGACGGCAGCGGGATGCTCGCCGCGCAGCGGGCCGGAGCGCACTGGATCCATCCCGGCCGCATGTGGCACTACACCGAGGGGATCCGCAACTGGGACCCGATCTGGCGCGGCCACGGGATCCGTATCCTGCCGGGCCCCTCCTCGCTGTGGATCGACGCCCGTGGTCACCGCCTGCCCGCCCCCGCGTATCCAGGCTTCGACACCACCTCGACCCTGCGGCATCTGCGCACCACCGGGCACGACCATTCCTGGTTCGTGCTCACCCCGGCGATCATCGCCAAGGAGTTCGCGCTCTCCGGCAGTGAGCAGAACCCGGACCTGACCGGCAAGGAGTGGAGGCAGGTGCTCGCGCGGGTGCGGCCCGGAGCGCCCGGCCCGGTGCAGGCTTTCCTCGACCACGGCGAGGACTTCCTGCAGGCGGGCAGCGTGCCCGAGCTGGTGGCACAGATGAATGCGCTGGCCGGCGAGGATCTCGTCGACGCGGGAGAGCTGGAGCGCACCATCCGGGCACGCGACGCCGAGATCACGCACCGCTTCTCCAAGGACACCCAGATCACGGCGCTGCGCGGGGCGCGCCGCTACGTCGGCGACCGGCTGCTCCGCACTGCCGCCCCGCACCGCCTGCTGGATCCGAAGGCCGGGGGACTGATCGCGGTGCGGCTGCACGTGCTGCTGCGCAAGACCCTCGGAGGTCTCGAGACCGACCTCGGCGGCAGGGCGCAGCGCGGCCCGGAGAACGGTGGTGGCGGGCTGCCCGGTCTGTACGCGGCGGGCGAGGCCGGCGGCTTCGGCGGCGGCGGGATGCACGGCCACGGCGCCCTCGAGGGCACCTTCCTCGGCGGCTGCCTGTTCTCCGGTCGCCAAGCGGCGCGCGGCGTGCTGGAGGACCTGCGATGAGCGCCGACGGGCCCTGCGCGCTGCTGGTGACCGGGGCAGTCGGGGTGGGCAAGACCACGGTGACCGACGCGGTCGGGGAGGAGCTGGCGGCTCGCGGGATCCCGAGCAGCGCCCTCGACCTGGACTGGCTGCGGCGCAGCTGGCCCACTCCGGCGGACGACCCCTTCCACCACCGCCTCGAGCTCGCCACCCTGCAGGCGGTGGTCGAGGTCCACCGCAGCGCCGGGGCACAGGTCCTCGTCGCCGCCGGGGTGATCGAGGGGGGCGAGGATCGGCCCGACTACGAGGCCGCCTTCGGGTGCCCGGTCACGGTGGTGCGCCTGATGGCCCCGCGGGACCTGGTGCGCGAGCGCCTCCACCACCGCCACGAGCTCGACCCCGAGGGTCTGGCGTGGCATCTCGCCCGCTTCGACGAGCTCACCGCGATCCTCGACGACGCCGGAGGCGAGGACGTGCAGGTCCCGATCCAGGAGGATCCGCCGGCCACCGCCCGCGCGGTGCTCGAGGCCGCCCGGATCTGAGCGGCGGGTCGCCTCAGAGCTCCTGGGTGCTCATCCACTCCCACAGGCTCAGCCCGTCGAGTGAGGGGTGGTTGCGGGCGGCGTAGATCCACGAGAAGTGCCCCGGGTAGCGCACACCCTCCCAGGTCACCGTGTCGTACAGCGTCATGATCGAGCTCTCGATCAGCTCGTGGGCGTGCACCGTGTTGGCCTGGGGGTCCACCGTGTCGTCGTCCGCCGAGGCGATCAGCCAGGTCGGCGCGGCGATGTCCCGCAGCTCCTGGTCGCTGATCAGCGGGCCGGGGGAGTCGTAGTACTCCTGGACCACGCCGCAGATCGGTACCGCAGAGGCGAAGACTCCCGGGTTCTCGACCACCATCTTCAGCGTCATGTATCCGCCGTTGCTGCAGCCGGTGACGTGGACGCGCTCGCGGTCGACGGGGTGCACGGCGGCGACCTCCTCGAGGATCTCCTCGATCAGCGGCTCGAAGGCCGGCCCGTCGAGCATCCACGCCGAGGGGCACTGCGGCGCCACGACGTAGATGCCGCCGAAGAGCTCCTGGGCCGCCTCGGTGGCCGGGCCCAGCGCTCCCCGGTTCGCGCGCAGGTGGGTCTCGTTGTCGTAGTACTCCGACCCGCCCTCGCCGATCCCTCCCTCGCCGCCGCCGTGGAGCCACACCACGAGCGGGAGCTCGGCGTGCCGCCCGTGCCGCGGCGGGCTGAACAGACGGTAGTTGGTGCCGGAGGCCGAGACGTGGGAGGTGAAGGCGTCGACCTCGGGGTTCACGAGCTCGCCCTGCTCGAAGGAGTCGATTCTCGCGTGCGTTTCACTGCGGGTGGGCAGCGGCGCGTTCTGGGTGATCGTGTACTCGAGGTCGAGCCGCACGTTGCGCTCGAAGTCGTCGAGATAGTCGAGGGTGGTGGCCCCTTCGACCTCGTAGCCGTGCTCGAGCTCGAGCGTGATGGCGCCCCGGTGGTCCGCATGGGCCGCGGTCACGGAGCGGTCGAGGTCGAAGGCGACGGCACCGGTGAGCGGGTTGGTGCCCCGGGCGTGGACGGTGAAGGTCGAGGTAGGCAGCTCGCCCGTCGGCAGGCCACCCCGCCGGGAGGCGCAGATCGTCACCGAGACCACCTGCTCCCCGCCGTCGAGGACAAGTGCGTCGAGCGTGAAGGGTGCGGTGCGGCCCCCGGGAGGGGCGGCGAGGGCCGCGGGGGCCGTGGCGGTGGCGGCCAGGGCGCTCCCGGCGGCGAAGAGGCTGCGGCGGCGGACAGGACGGCTCATCGGTACTCCTTCGTACGGGGCGGACGAGCGCTCGATATGGCCCGCCTCACCTCGTGCGAACCTAGCGAGGCGGTGGGCCCAGTGACAACAGTGCGGGCAGTCGCGGATTCCGCGGCCCCTCCGTCTCAGCGCGGGCGGCCGTCGGGGCCGCATCGACTGCTACACCGCTCAGCCCGGGGCTCTGCGCGAAGCGATCACTCCCCGGTATGCTCGGCCTCCTTCCGCAGGATCGTCGAGAAGTCGTCGTTGCCGTGGCCGGCCGCTATCTCTGCGTTCAGGGACGCCAGGGCCCCGCGCAGTGCCGGCAGGTCAGCGCCCGGGCGGGGGCCCGCGTCATCGAGAGCCGCCTCGACGGTATCGATCATCAGGTAGGCGTCCTTGGCGATCGCGTCCGCTGTGAAATCCCCGCCTTCGGTGCTGCGCTCCCCGCGCACGAAGGGCCCCTTCATTCCGGCGATGAACGCGAGGCCGGTGCCGCTGAGCATTTCGAGGGTCTCCTCGGCCGACGTCCCGGCCGACTCGCCGAGCGCGAGCGCTTCGCGCAGGCCCTGCGCACTCACCGCGAGGGCCAGATTCGCGAGCAGCTTCCCGGTGGCCGCCTTGCGACCCGAGTCCACGCCGCGCAGGCGGTCCGGGTCCGCCCACGGAGCCACCAGGTCCATCACCAGTCGGCGCAGGGGCTCGTCGGCCGTGCCGACATAGACGCCGAGGGAGCCGGAACGGGCCGGCCCGAGCGAGCCGACGACCGGCACGCCCACGTAGGTGGGGACTGCCGCGGCAAACTCGTCCGCATCAGCGGGAGCGACGGTGGTGGTGTCGATCCACGGGACTCGCTCCGGGACCAGTCCGGGCGAGAGCACGGTCTCTCGCACGGCGTCCGGGCTGAACAGAGAGCTGACCACGAAGTCGGCGCCGTCGACTGCTTCGGCAGGGTCGGAGGCCACGTCGGCACCCGCTTCGGCGAGGCGGGCGGTGCGCTCCGTCGTGCGGTTCCAGACGGTCAACTCGTGGTCGTGGATTAGGTGGAGGGCCAATTCGGTGCCCATGCGGCCGGTGCCCAGGAACGCAATTCTCATACCGACCAGTCTCGCACCCTGACCGAGAACGTTCACAGTCGACGTTCTCGCAGTTGTCCTGCCCTCGCTGAATACTGCACAATGGAAGCCATGTCATCGCGCATCACCCGTCGCCGAGCGCTCGTCGCCGCGACCGCCGCGGGCCTCGCCCTGCCGACCGCCGCCCACGCCGCTCCGAATCCGGCGTACCGCGGCGGGCTCTTCGAGAACCTCCGCGTGGCAACGTTCAACGCCTCGCTGAACCGCCCCGAGGAGGGTGAGCTGCTGCGCGATCTGGAATCCGGCGAGGACGAGCAGATCCGTGCGGTCGCCGAGGTCATCCAGGTCAACAACCCTGACATCATTCTGCTCAACGAGTTCGACCTCGACGAGAAGGGCGCCGGGATCGACCTGCTGCGCCGCAACTACCTCGAGGTGAGCCAGAACGGGCGCACCCCCGTCTTCTATCCCTACGCCTTCACGGCCCCGGTGAACACGGGTGTGCCCAGCGGCCTCGACCTCAACGGCGACGGCGTGGTTGGCGGTGCCGACGACGCCTGGGGCTTCGGCGAGTTCCCCGGTCAGTACGGGATGGTCGTGTTCTCGCGCCACCCGATCCTCACCGAGCGGGTGCGCACCTTCCAGAAGCTGCGTTGGGCCGACATGCCCAGCAACCTGCTGCCCACCGAGTTCTACGGCGTCGAGAACTCCGCCGCTCTCCGCCTGAGCTCGAAGTCGCACTGGGACGTCCCGGTGAGCATCGGCACCTCGACGCTGCACGTGCTCGCCGCCCACCCCACGCCCCCCAGCTTCGACGGCCCCGAGAAGCGCAACCAGCGCCGCAACAGCGACGAGATCCGCCTGTGGGCCGACTACCTCAGCCCCGGCCGGCGATCGCAGTGGATCGTGGACGACGCCGGCATCCAGGGTGGCCTGGACCCCAGCGAGCCGTTCGTGATCCTGGGGGACTACAACTCCGATCCGCTCGACGGGGACTCCTGGCCGGGCGCGATCGATCAGCTCCTGGAGCATCCGCGCGTTCGCGACACCAAGCCCCGCAGTGCGGGGGCCGTCGAGGCCGCCGAGCTGCAGGCAGGAACCGACGCCGAGCACCAGGGTGAGGCCCACCTCGACACCGCGGACTTCGCGGACCCGGACGGTCCCGGGAACCTGCGGGTGGACTACGTGCTGCCCGACAAGACCCTCCAGGTCGTCTCCTCCGCCGTGTACTGGCCGACGCAGGGCGCCCCGGGCAGCGAGCTGACCGGCGAAGACCCGTTCCCCACCTCGGACCACCGCCTGGTGCGGGTGGACCTGCAGGTCACGTCCTGACTCCCTGATCGCGGGCGCGTAGGCTTCGTTCCATGGCCACTGCTGCACTCGCCCCGATCATCGACGTCGCCCGCCTCCACGAGCTGCTGGACGGCGACCCCTCCGCGTCGGCCCCGCTCCATCTGCTGGACGTGCGATGGGCCCTGGACGGCTCGAAGGGCCACGGCACCTACCTCGCCGGGCACCTGCCGGGTGCCGTGTACGTCGACCTCGACACCGAGCTCGCAGCCCCTGCCCGGCCCGAGGCCGGGCGGCACCCCCTTCCCGCCCCCGCGGACTTCGCCGCCGCGCTGCGCCGCGCGGGCGTGACCGCCGGCTCCCGCGTGGTCGCCTACGACGACACCACCGGCGCACCGGCCGGTCGCCTGGTGTGGATGCTGCGCGCCCTGGGCCACGATGCCGCCGTGCTCGACGGGGGTCTGGACGCCTGGGACGGCGTGCTGGAGACCGACGACGTGCGGCCGGCCCCGGGCGACGTCGAGGCCCGCGAGTGGCCGACCACGCAGATCGCCACGGCCGACGAGGTGGCCGCCGGCACCTCCCTGGTCATCGACGCCCGCGCCCCCGAGCGCTACCGCGGCGAGAGCGAGCCCGTCGACCCCCGCGCCGGTCACGTCCCCGGCGCCGTGAACCTGCCCTTCACCGGCAATCTCGACCAGGGCGGGACCTTCCTCGCTCCCGAGGACCTGCGCCGCCGTTTCGAGGCCGCCGGAGTGCGGCCCGAGCAGGAGGCTATCGTCTACTGCGGCTCCGGTGTCACCGCCGCCCACGACGTCCTCGCCCTGCAGCGGGCGGGCTTCCCGCGGGTGCGGCTGTTCCCCGGCTCCTGGTCGCAGTGGAGCGCCGACCCGGGCCGCCCCGTCGCCACCGGCGCGAACCCCTGAGCGCTCAGGCTTTGGGGTTCGACTCCCGGATGGCCTTGACGATTGCCTGGTGACGGCGGCGCCGCGGGTGCGGATCCGTCCCGTCCTGGCCGAGCACCGCGGCCCAGATCGGGACCATCTCCTCGTGGTAGGCGTGCCCGTGGCCGCCGGTGATGCTGATCGACAGGGGCATGTCCGCTGCGATCTGCCAGAACGTGATCCAGGGGAACCAGCGCATCGCGGGCGTGACGTCGTGCCCCACGCGCTGGCGCAGCCACGCCGGCTCCTCCCACATCAGCGAGGGCTGCCACCACGCGACGGGATCCGAGGGGTGCTGGGCGTAGACCACTCGCGGGCTCTGCCACGGCTCGTACAGTCCGCCGAAGTAGTTCAGCTCCAGGTCCCGTGGACGGGTGACCACCCGGATATGGCGGCCGTGGTCGAGGATCGGGGCGATCGCGGGGGCGCCGGAACGGCTGCGGGAGGCGAGCTCGCGCCACAGCGGGGTGAAGCTCGGAGTGCCCGTCCACACCGCACCGTCGACCTTCGTGAGCATCTCCTGCAGGTCCCGGAACGCCGCCTGGCCCCCGAAGGAGCCCAGCGATTCCCCGGCGACGAACAGGCGCGGCCGGGAAGCGGCGGGCATCGCGTCCAGGCGCCGCCGCACGGCGTCGAACAGCTGATGGCCGGCGCGCCGCGGGGTGCGGCGGTCCAGGATGTAGCTCAGGGCGCTGGAGTACACGGAGTACTGCAGGGAGGCGGTGGCGCAGCGGCCGCCGGTGAGGAACTCGATCGCGGACAGCGACCATTCCTGCAGCCAGCCGGTGCCGGTGCCCGTGAACAGCACCAGCACCTCGCGGTCCCACGCCCCGGTGCGGTCGAGCTCCGCCAGCACCGCCTGGACGGTGTCCTCGAGGGTGCGCGAGGTGGACTTGCCGGCGTACACCCGGATCGGCTCGATCGCCTCCTCGCCGGTGGCGCGCGCGATGGCCTCCGGGGAGGGTCCGGCGGAGACGATCTTGCGGCCGGGGGCGCCCAGGGACTGCCAGGTCTCCAGCGATTCCGGACTGCCCGAGCGCAAGGGGGAGTCCGGACGCGGCACGTCCGGGGAGATCAGCCGGTTCGCGGCCTCGGCCCGCTCGATCATCTGCTCCAGCACGCGGCCGCGCAGCAGGCGCTCGGCGAGCACGGTGACGGTCGCGGCGGTCAGGACCAGGGAGACGGCGCCGACCACCCGCGGGGGCAGGTAGGGGCGCAGCAGCGCCCGGTACAGGTGCGCGGTGGCGATCACACCGCGCACCACCGCCAGCGCGCCGAAGGAGGCCGACAGCCCGCCGGCCGTGCCGACCACGTGGGTGGCGAGGTTCTTGGCGTCGGCCTGGACGAGATGGCTGATCTCCCGCTGGCGCAGCACCCCGCGCACCCAGGAGTAGGCGGAGATGCTCAGCAGGGCCCCGGCGCCGAGCCAGCGTGCCCGCTCCCGACGATCTGCGGCGATGCGCACCTGGAGCCCCAGGGTGCCCGTGACCCGATGGACCACCTTCTCCCAGAGCACCCCGCTGGCGTAGCCGTAGATCTGCGAGAGCCCGAAGTTCACGGTCCACATCCACCAGGTGCGCGGCAGCATGCTCGGCGAGGTCGAGATCCAGCTGGCGATCGAGGCGCCGAGGAACCCGCCGGTGGACAGCGGTTTCGCGATCGCTGTGCGCCGCACCCGGCGCTCCGTGCGCCGGGACGCGGTGCGCACGATCCGTGCGGCGTCACCGAGAGTTCGCCCGAGGTTCGTCGAGGACGCTCCGGAGCCAGATCGCATGGTCACGATCGTATCGGACGGCCCCGGACGGACGGGCGCGGCGAGGGCCGTGAGCATCCTGACCGCCGATCTGGCGGGCACCGTAGCCTGGGATCATGAAGATCCTGCTCCCTGACACCATGCCGCTGGACCCGACTCTGCCCGAGGGCTGGGAGGCCGTCACCCTCGATGCCCGGGCCGAGATCCCCGCCGAGCACCATGACGCCGACGTGCTGGTGGTCTGGGGCGCCTCCCGTCGTCACCTCGACTCCGCCGCGGAGCACCTGCAGCACCTGCGACTGGTGCAGTCGCTGTCCGCGGGCATCGACGGGATCCTGGCCGCCGGCTTCCGCGAGGACGTGGTCATCGCCGCCGGTGCCGGGCTGCACTCGCTGACGGTGAGCGAGCACGCCCTCGCCCTGCTGCTGAGCCTGCTGCGCCGCCTGCCCGAGGCCCGCGAGGCCCAGTCCCGACACGAGTGGTCCACCGAGCTCGGCGGGCTACAGCCGCTGCACCCCGAGGGACGGATCACCACCCTGATCGGCGCGAAGGTGCTGATCTGGGGATTCGGACAGATCGGGCGGACCCTCGCCCCGACGCTGACGGCCCTCGGCGCCGAGGTGCGCGGGGTCGCCCGCAGCGCCGGCACCCGCGACGGCTACGAGGTCATCGCCGAGGACGACGTGCTCGGCGCCCTCGGCGAGGTCGACGTGCTCATCGACATCCTCCCGGCCACCGAGCAGACCGCCGGGGCAGTCGGTCGCGAGGTGCTGGCCGCCCTGCCGGACCACGCGGTCCTGGTCAACGTCGGCCGCGGCGCGACCGTCGACCAGGTCGCCCTGCGCGAGGCGCTCGAGGCGGGCACTCTCGGCAGCGCCGGGCTTGACGTCACCGATCCGGAGCCGCTGCCCGCCGAGGACCCGCTGTGGGACGCCCCGCGCCTGCTGATCACGCCGCACGGTGCGGGTGGCCGCCCCGTCGGGGCCGACGAGCGGATCAGCACGAACGTGCGCGCCCTCGTGGAGGGCACCGAGATCCTGCACGCCGCCGCGCGCTGAGGTGCTCACCGCTCCTTGCCGAACGGATTCCACCGGGCGCCTCGACCACGGTCGGCCCCTGAGGAGTCGGACGACTCGCCGTCCTCGGAAGGGACGATCGGCTGCTCGGCGGTGAAGGTCGAGAGCTGCTCGGCGACCTGCGCCTCGACCTGTTCGGCGACCTGGGCTTCGACCTGCTGGCCCACGTGGGCCTGGAACTGCTGCCCGTACTCACCCTCGAGGTGCGACTCGACGTGACCGCCGATGCCGCTCGTGACCTTCTCCTCCACGCGATCGGTGACCTGGTCGGTCAGCTCGTCGGAGTAGCGCTCGATGAACTCGCGCTGGCGCAGCCGCTGCTCGAGCCGCTCGATCACCTTGACCTCGTGGGACAGTGAGCGCCACAAGGAGATGCACATCCCGATCATCACGACGGAGACCGGCAGTGCGGACAACAGCGCGAGCGACTGCAGCGCCGTCATGCCCGAGGCCTCGCCGTCCCCGGACAGCGAGCTCGCCCAGATCAACGACGCGGCGATGAGACCGGAGGCGGAGGCCCAGAAGACCCGCGTGATGCGCGGGGGATTCGGATCGCCCTTGTGCGCGATCATGTCCATGACGAAAGCGCCCGAATCGGCACTGGTGATGAAGAA from Brachybacterium sacelli includes the following:
- a CDS encoding FAD-binding dehydrogenase, with translation MTAPGDGERSEVIVVGAGLAGLVAATEIADGGRRVLLLEREGEQDLGGQAWWSFGGLFLVDSPEQRRLGIRDSLDLARQDWLGTAAFDRPEDHWPRRWAEAYLQFAAEEKRAWLHEKGMRFFPVVGWAERGDGRAEGHGNSVPRFHLTWGTGPGVVEPFARALAAHRESGMITVATRHAVEELLVEGDRVAGVRGHVLAADDTERGAGSTREATGEFAHRAGAVVVATGGIGGNEDLVRQLWPADLGTMPEDFVHGVPASVDGSGMLAAQRAGAHWIHPGRMWHYTEGIRNWDPIWRGHGIRILPGPSSLWIDARGHRLPAPAYPGFDTTSTLRHLRTTGHDHSWFVLTPAIIAKEFALSGSEQNPDLTGKEWRQVLARVRPGAPGPVQAFLDHGEDFLQAGSVPELVAQMNALAGEDLVDAGELERTIRARDAEITHRFSKDTQITALRGARRYVGDRLLRTAAPHRLLDPKAGGLIAVRLHVLLRKTLGGLETDLGGRAQRGPENGGGGLPGLYAAGEAGGFGGGGMHGHGALEGTFLGGCLFSGRQAARGVLEDLR
- a CDS encoding AAA family ATPase, with translation MSADGPCALLVTGAVGVGKTTVTDAVGEELAARGIPSSALDLDWLRRSWPTPADDPFHHRLELATLQAVVEVHRSAGAQVLVAAGVIEGGEDRPDYEAAFGCPVTVVRLMAPRDLVRERLHHRHELDPEGLAWHLARFDELTAILDDAGGEDVQVPIQEDPPATARAVLEAARI
- a CDS encoding prolyl oligopeptidase family serine peptidase, giving the protein MSRPVRRRSLFAAGSALAATATAPAALAAPPGGRTAPFTLDALVLDGGEQVVSVTICASRRGGLPTGELPTSTFTVHARGTNPLTGAVAFDLDRSVTAAHADHRGAITLELEHGYEVEGATTLDYLDDFERNVRLDLEYTITQNAPLPTRSETHARIDSFEQGELVNPEVDAFTSHVSASGTNYRLFSPPRHGRHAELPLVVWLHGGGEGGIGEGGSEYYDNETHLRANRGALGPATEAAQELFGGIYVVAPQCPSAWMLDGPAFEPLIEEILEEVAAVHPVDRERVHVTGCSNGGYMTLKMVVENPGVFASAVPICGVVQEYYDSPGPLISDQELRDIAAPTWLIASADDDTVDPQANTVHAHELIESSIMTLYDTVTWEGVRYPGHFSWIYAARNHPSLDGLSLWEWMSTQEL
- a CDS encoding NAD(P)-dependent oxidoreductase, with the translated sequence MRIAFLGTGRMGTELALHLIHDHELTVWNRTTERTARLAEAGADVASDPAEAVDGADFVVSSLFSPDAVRETVLSPGLVPERVPWIDTTTVAPADADEFAAAVPTYVGVPVVGSLGPARSGSLGVYVGTADEPLRRLVMDLVAPWADPDRLRGVDSGRKAATGKLLANLALAVSAQGLREALALGESAGTSAEETLEMLSGTGLAFIAGMKGPFVRGERSTEGGDFTADAIAKDAYLMIDTVEAALDDAGPRPGADLPALRGALASLNAEIAAGHGNDDFSTILRKEAEHTGE
- a CDS encoding endonuclease/exonuclease/phosphatase family protein, which produces MSSRITRRRALVAATAAGLALPTAAHAAPNPAYRGGLFENLRVATFNASLNRPEEGELLRDLESGEDEQIRAVAEVIQVNNPDIILLNEFDLDEKGAGIDLLRRNYLEVSQNGRTPVFYPYAFTAPVNTGVPSGLDLNGDGVVGGADDAWGFGEFPGQYGMVVFSRHPILTERVRTFQKLRWADMPSNLLPTEFYGVENSAALRLSSKSHWDVPVSIGTSTLHVLAAHPTPPSFDGPEKRNQRRNSDEIRLWADYLSPGRRSQWIVDDAGIQGGLDPSEPFVILGDYNSDPLDGDSWPGAIDQLLEHPRVRDTKPRSAGAVEAAELQAGTDAEHQGEAHLDTADFADPDGPGNLRVDYVLPDKTLQVVSSAVYWPTQGAPGSELTGEDPFPTSDHRLVRVDLQVTS
- a CDS encoding sulfurtransferase; the protein is MATAALAPIIDVARLHELLDGDPSASAPLHLLDVRWALDGSKGHGTYLAGHLPGAVYVDLDTELAAPARPEAGRHPLPAPADFAAALRRAGVTAGSRVVAYDDTTGAPAGRLVWMLRALGHDAAVLDGGLDAWDGVLETDDVRPAPGDVEAREWPTTQIATADEVAAGTSLVIDARAPERYRGESEPVDPRAGHVPGAVNLPFTGNLDQGGTFLAPEDLRRRFEAAGVRPEQEAIVYCGSGVTAAHDVLALQRAGFPRVRLFPGSWSQWSADPGRPVATGANP
- a CDS encoding alpha/beta hydrolase, with amino-acid sequence MRSGSGASSTNLGRTLGDAARIVRTASRRTERRVRRTAIAKPLSTGGFLGASIASWISTSPSMLPRTWWMWTVNFGLSQIYGYASGVLWEKVVHRVTGTLGLQVRIAADRRERARWLGAGALLSISAYSWVRGVLRQREISHLVQADAKNLATHVVGTAGGLSASFGALAVVRGVIATAHLYRALLRPYLPPRVVGAVSLVLTAATVTVLAERLLRGRVLEQMIERAEAANRLISPDVPRPDSPLRSGSPESLETWQSLGAPGRKIVSAGPSPEAIARATGEEAIEPIRVYAGKSTSRTLEDTVQAVLAELDRTGAWDREVLVLFTGTGTGWLQEWSLSAIEFLTGGRCATASLQYSVYSSALSYILDRRTPRRAGHQLFDAVRRRLDAMPAASRPRLFVAGESLGSFGGQAAFRDLQEMLTKVDGAVWTGTPSFTPLWRELASRSRSGAPAIAPILDHGRHIRVVTRPRDLELNYFGGLYEPWQSPRVVYAQHPSDPVAWWQPSLMWEEPAWLRQRVGHDVTPAMRWFPWITFWQIAADMPLSISITGGHGHAYHEEMVPIWAAVLGQDGTDPHPRRRRHQAIVKAIRESNPKA
- a CDS encoding NAD(P)-dependent oxidoreductase; the protein is MKILLPDTMPLDPTLPEGWEAVTLDARAEIPAEHHDADVLVVWGASRRHLDSAAEHLQHLRLVQSLSAGIDGILAAGFREDVVIAAGAGLHSLTVSEHALALLLSLLRRLPEAREAQSRHEWSTELGGLQPLHPEGRITTLIGAKVLIWGFGQIGRTLAPTLTALGAEVRGVARSAGTRDGYEVIAEDDVLGALGEVDVLIDILPATEQTAGAVGREVLAALPDHAVLVNVGRGATVDQVALREALEAGTLGSAGLDVTDPEPLPAEDPLWDAPRLLITPHGAGGRPVGADERISTNVRALVEGTEILHAAAR